A window of the Cystobacter fuscus genome harbors these coding sequences:
- the selD gene encoding selenide, water dikinase SelD encodes MSEEQKPRRLTELSHCAGCAAKLPAADLSRVLGKLKPTKDSKALVGFNTHDDAAVYRMAPGLALVSTVDFFPPVVDDPYDFGAIAAANALSDIYAMGGKPLFALNLVGFPDDRPLEELSRILAGGQAKADEAGIPILGGHSIKDPEPKYGLAVTGSVHPKKVLTNAGAKPGDVLLLTKPLGTGIATTAIKRGLASAELTQRVVAQMSTLNRKPGEVFASGKFKVNALTDVTGFGLLGHLLEMMTGAKTRGFLDLERIPILAEVPALAQQGVVPGGTKSNLAHVGKKVRFPKGLPQDIQWVLADAQTNGGLLASVPARDAAKAFRALERAGVDVALIGEVGEGRPGIEVVG; translated from the coding sequence GTGTCCGAGGAGCAGAAGCCGCGCCGGTTGACGGAGCTGTCCCACTGCGCGGGGTGCGCGGCCAAGCTGCCGGCGGCGGACCTGTCGCGGGTGCTGGGCAAGTTGAAGCCCACGAAGGACTCGAAGGCGCTGGTGGGCTTCAACACCCACGACGACGCGGCCGTGTACCGGATGGCGCCGGGCCTGGCGCTGGTGAGCACGGTGGACTTCTTCCCGCCGGTGGTGGACGACCCGTACGACTTCGGGGCCATCGCCGCGGCGAACGCGCTCTCGGACATCTACGCCATGGGCGGCAAGCCCCTGTTCGCCCTCAACCTGGTGGGCTTTCCCGACGACAGGCCCCTGGAGGAGCTGTCGCGCATCCTCGCGGGCGGCCAGGCCAAGGCGGACGAGGCGGGCATCCCCATCCTGGGCGGGCACTCCATCAAGGATCCCGAGCCCAAGTACGGCCTCGCGGTGACGGGCAGCGTGCACCCGAAGAAGGTGCTGACCAACGCCGGGGCGAAGCCCGGGGACGTGCTGCTGCTCACCAAGCCCCTGGGCACGGGCATCGCCACCACGGCCATCAAGCGGGGGCTGGCCTCCGCGGAGCTCACCCAGCGCGTGGTGGCGCAGATGTCCACGCTCAACCGCAAGCCGGGCGAGGTGTTCGCCTCGGGCAAGTTCAAGGTGAATGCCCTCACGGACGTGACGGGCTTCGGCCTCTTGGGTCACCTCCTGGAGATGATGACGGGCGCCAAGACCCGGGGCTTCCTGGACCTGGAGCGCATCCCCATCCTCGCGGAGGTGCCCGCGCTGGCGCAGCAGGGCGTGGTGCCCGGGGGCACGAAGTCCAACCTCGCCCACGTGGGCAAGAAGGTGCGCTTCCCCAAGGGCCTGCCCCAGGACATCCAGTGGGTGCTCGCCGACGCGCAGACCAACGGCGGCCTGCTGGCCTCGGTTCCCGCGCGGGACGCGGCCAAGGCCTTCCGGGCGCTGGAGCGGGCGGGGGTGGACGTGGCCCTCATCGGTGAGGTGGGCGAGGGTCGCCCCGGTATCGAGGTCGTCGGCTGA
- a CDS encoding DUF4388 domain-containing protein encodes MSTPTPGKTYALKFISGKYQGGEFPLKAGKQIVIGRSSELDMVLVEDMVSRKHARISVNGAGQISIEDLGSTNGTFVNGEKVKQSTLKEGDRILIGTSILKLIHQGVGAGEVDDAVAKQRLEEVAVQAARTSTKASSMTGKIEEIPLPDLLQLFHTSKKNGVLVVGSQQQGKIYLRQGRVYYAVIDENHNLGPQKSFNRIITWEQGDFELRPADPQEFMVEMDSSTEALLMDALRQLDEYKRIQKDLPAMSARLTLAAPMTAPLRELTPELLDVLQLVHNHGSLAEVLNHAQQDDVVAAETVLQLIKREYVRAS; translated from the coding sequence GTGAGCACTCCGACTCCGGGAAAGACGTACGCGCTCAAGTTCATCTCCGGCAAGTACCAGGGAGGCGAGTTCCCGCTGAAGGCCGGCAAGCAGATCGTCATCGGCCGCTCCAGCGAACTCGACATGGTGCTCGTCGAGGACATGGTGTCGCGCAAGCACGCGCGCATCTCGGTGAACGGCGCGGGGCAGATCTCCATCGAGGACCTGGGCTCGACCAACGGCACGTTCGTCAATGGCGAGAAGGTGAAGCAGTCGACGCTCAAGGAAGGCGACCGCATCCTCATCGGCACCTCCATCCTCAAGCTCATCCACCAGGGCGTGGGCGCGGGCGAGGTCGACGACGCCGTGGCCAAGCAGCGGCTCGAGGAGGTCGCGGTGCAGGCGGCGCGCACCTCGACGAAGGCCTCGTCCATGACGGGGAAGATCGAGGAGATTCCGCTGCCCGACCTGCTCCAGCTCTTCCACACGTCCAAGAAGAACGGCGTGCTGGTGGTGGGCAGCCAGCAGCAGGGGAAGATCTACCTGCGCCAGGGCCGCGTGTACTACGCGGTCATCGACGAGAACCACAACCTGGGGCCGCAGAAGAGCTTCAACCGCATCATCACCTGGGAGCAGGGTGACTTCGAGCTGCGGCCGGCGGACCCGCAGGAGTTCATGGTGGAGATGGACTCGTCCACCGAGGCGCTGCTGATGGACGCGCTGCGGCAGTTGGACGAGTACAAGCGCATCCAGAAGGACTTGCCCGCCATGAGTGCCCGGCTGACCCTGGCCGCGCCCATGACGGCGCCCCTGCGCGAGCTGACGCCGGAGCTCCTGGACGTGCTGCAACTGGTGCACAACCACGGCTCGCTCGCCGAGGTGCTCAACCACGCGCAGCAGGACGACGTGGTGGCGGCCGAGACGGTGTTGCAACTCATCAAGCGCGAGTACGTGCGCGCGAGCTGA
- a CDS encoding N-acetylmuramoyl-L-alanine amidase family protein, with protein sequence MTSRLRVLVPCLAFLLAPLASRAAERPARIVVDPGHGGAQDGATSPTGVLEKDIALQIAQRVREHLEKELGAQVLMTRDEDVSLPLPERVEFANKQRPDLFLSIHCNAMPTKRTRARVQGLETYFLSASASNATARAAADRENAEAPAARASRGDSTLAFILDDLARTETHQDSSRLAYAIHPKLIAASGGSDRGVLQAPFYVLNGVEAPAVLIEVGYLSHPEEGSRLTRADYQEKLAIAISGGVKAFLAEVRKRDAPRSPAVAAPTAP encoded by the coding sequence ATGACGTCCCGTCTCCGCGTCCTCGTCCCTTGCCTCGCGTTCCTCCTCGCTCCCCTGGCCTCGCGCGCGGCCGAGCGTCCCGCGCGCATCGTGGTGGATCCGGGCCACGGGGGCGCCCAGGACGGGGCGACCAGTCCCACGGGCGTGCTCGAGAAGGACATCGCCCTGCAGATCGCCCAGCGCGTGCGCGAGCACCTGGAGAAGGAGCTCGGCGCGCAGGTGCTGATGACGCGCGACGAGGACGTGTCGCTGCCCCTGCCCGAGCGGGTGGAGTTCGCCAACAAGCAGCGGCCGGATCTCTTCCTGTCCATCCACTGCAATGCCATGCCCACCAAGCGCACCCGCGCGCGTGTGCAGGGGCTGGAGACGTACTTCCTCTCGGCCAGCGCCTCCAACGCCACCGCGCGCGCGGCCGCGGACCGGGAGAACGCCGAGGCCCCCGCGGCTCGCGCCTCGCGGGGTGACTCCACGCTCGCCTTCATCCTGGATGATCTCGCGCGCACCGAGACGCACCAGGACTCCTCGCGCCTGGCCTACGCCATCCACCCGAAGCTCATCGCGGCTTCTGGGGGCTCGGACCGGGGCGTGTTGCAGGCGCCCTTCTACGTCCTCAATGGCGTCGAGGCGCCCGCCGTCCTCATCGAGGTGGGCTACCTGTCGCACCCCGAGGAGGGCAGCCGTCTGACGCGCGCCGACTACCAGGAGAAGCTCGCCATCGCCATCTCCGGGGGGGTGAAGGCCTTCCTCGCCGAGGTGCGCAAGCGCGATGCCCCCCGGTCCCCCGCGGTGGCCGCTCCCACCGCGCCCTGA
- the rph gene encoding ribonuclease PH — MRSFNRGALDLRPVTLTPGITLHAEGSTQVEFGHTRVLVTCSVEDRVPPHLMGKGSGWVTAEYGMLPRSTHTRTQREAAKGKQTGRTLEIQRLIGRALRASVDLPGLGVRTFTLDCDVLQADGGTRTASITGAYVALALALRKLHKSGVMKTMPKLLPLAAVSVGVVNGEVRVDLDYEEDSSADVDLNLVATGDGRIVEVQGTAEHKMFDRKTLDVMLDAGLAAIRQLTEAQAKVLGV; from the coding sequence ATGCGGTCCTTCAATCGAGGCGCGTTGGATCTGCGCCCCGTCACCCTCACCCCTGGCATCACCCTGCACGCCGAGGGCTCGACCCAGGTGGAGTTCGGCCACACGCGCGTGCTCGTCACGTGCTCGGTGGAGGATCGGGTGCCGCCGCACCTGATGGGCAAGGGCTCCGGCTGGGTGACGGCCGAGTACGGCATGCTGCCGCGCTCCACGCACACCCGCACCCAGCGCGAGGCCGCCAAGGGCAAGCAGACCGGACGCACGCTGGAGATCCAGCGGCTCATCGGCCGCGCCCTGCGTGCCTCGGTGGACCTGCCGGGCCTGGGCGTGCGCACCTTCACCCTGGACTGTGACGTGCTCCAGGCGGACGGCGGCACCCGCACCGCCTCCATCACCGGGGCCTACGTGGCCCTGGCGCTCGCCCTGCGCAAGCTGCACAAGAGCGGGGTGATGAAGACCATGCCCAAGCTCCTGCCCCTGGCCGCGGTGTCCGTGGGCGTGGTCAACGGCGAGGTGCGCGTGGACCTGGACTACGAGGAGGACTCCTCGGCCGACGTGGACCTGAACCTGGTGGCCACCGGGGACGGCCGCATCGTCGAGGTGCAGGGCACCGCCGAGCACAAGATGTTCGACCGCAAGACGCTGGACGTCATGCTGGACGCGGGACTGGCCGCCATCCGCCAGCTCACCGAGGCGCAGGCGAAGGTCCTGGGAGTCTGA
- the clpP gene encoding ATP-dependent Clp endopeptidase proteolytic subunit ClpP, translating into MPFMPVPYVIEQTHRGERSYDIYSRLLKDRIVMLGTEIDDDVANVIVSQLLFLESEDPDKDINLYVNSPGGSVTAGLAIYDTMQYVKPNVSTICVGQAASMGAVLLLAGAKGKRYALPSSRIMIHQPLGGVRGQATDIEIQAKEILRMRAKLNELIVKHTGQPIERVEKDTDRDYFMGAAEAKAYGIIDEVQNPRKILLPPGERK; encoded by the coding sequence ATGCCCTTCATGCCCGTTCCCTATGTCATCGAGCAGACCCACCGCGGAGAGCGCTCGTACGACATCTACAGCCGGCTCCTGAAGGACCGGATCGTCATGCTGGGGACGGAGATCGACGATGACGTGGCCAACGTCATCGTCTCCCAGCTCCTGTTCCTCGAGTCCGAGGATCCGGACAAGGACATCAACCTCTACGTCAACTCGCCCGGCGGGTCGGTGACGGCGGGCCTCGCCATCTATGACACGATGCAGTACGTGAAGCCCAACGTGTCCACCATCTGCGTGGGCCAGGCGGCCTCCATGGGCGCCGTGCTCCTGCTCGCCGGGGCGAAGGGCAAGCGCTACGCCCTGCCCAGCTCGCGCATCATGATCCACCAGCCTCTGGGCGGGGTGCGCGGGCAGGCCACGGACATCGAGATCCAGGCCAAGGAAATCCTCCGGATGCGCGCCAAGCTCAACGAGCTCATCGTCAAGCACACGGGGCAGCCCATCGAGCGTGTCGAAAAGGACACGGATCGCGACTACTTCATGGGCGCCGCCGAGGCCAAGGCCTACGGCATCATCGACGAGGTGCAGAACCCCCGGAAGATCCTCCTGCCCCCGGGCGAGCGCAAGTAG
- the map gene encoding type I methionyl aminopeptidase translates to MSSSSITLKTADDIAKMRRVGLIVADVLDAVEAACRPGVSTWELNEVANEVMTKAGATSAFLGYAPHGAPPYPGVLCTSVNEVVVHGIPRKDVILKDGDIIGIDFACYKEGFCADSARSIGIGTISEEARRLIEVTRASLDKAIAACVHGNRLDDIGWAVQSHVEKHGFSVVKEFCGHGIGRFMHESPSVPNFGSPGHGLRLKRGMVLAIEPMVNAGREDIEVLGDGWTAVTQDRRLAAHVEHSVAITGHGPVVLTRR, encoded by the coding sequence ATGAGTTCCTCATCCATTACCCTGAAGACCGCCGATGACATCGCCAAGATGCGGCGGGTTGGCTTGATTGTCGCGGACGTTCTCGATGCTGTCGAGGCCGCCTGTCGCCCGGGTGTGTCCACATGGGAGCTCAACGAGGTTGCCAACGAGGTGATGACCAAGGCTGGAGCGACCTCGGCGTTCCTGGGATACGCGCCGCATGGCGCGCCCCCGTACCCCGGAGTGCTCTGCACCTCGGTGAATGAGGTGGTGGTCCACGGCATCCCGAGGAAGGACGTGATCCTCAAGGATGGGGACATCATTGGGATCGACTTCGCTTGTTACAAGGAAGGCTTCTGCGCTGACTCGGCCCGGAGCATCGGGATTGGAACCATCAGCGAGGAGGCGCGCCGGCTGATTGAAGTGACGCGAGCGTCCTTGGACAAGGCCATCGCCGCTTGCGTCCATGGCAACCGCCTGGATGACATTGGCTGGGCCGTCCAGAGCCACGTCGAGAAGCATGGTTTCTCCGTGGTGAAGGAGTTCTGCGGGCACGGCATCGGGCGCTTCATGCACGAGTCTCCCTCGGTCCCCAACTTCGGCTCGCCCGGCCATGGACTCCGGCTCAAGCGGGGCATGGTGCTGGCGATCGAGCCGATGGTCAACGCGGGCAGGGAGGATATCGAGGTGCTCGGTGATGGGTGGACCGCCGTCACCCAGGATCGTCGGCTCGCCGCCCACGTCGAGCACTCCGTGGCCATCACGGGTCATGGTCCGGTGGTTCTCACGCGCCGCTGA
- the bet gene encoding phage recombination protein Bet, whose product MEAHNKVDTTAGQWNPERVELIRRTICPRGIGDDEFALFIEQCKRSGLDPLLKEAFCVARRQNVGNRERPNWVSRHEFQPSEAGMLARAERFPDFRGIQASAVYAEDEIIVDQGKGEVVHRFNPAKRKGSLVGAWARVVRDAKLPVVVWLDFAGYVQQTPLWAKIPTTMIEKCARVAALRKAYPEAFGGLYVREEMPAEEFDAPSEPAAPAAPANYEMLGTRPGPVKASFPTSAREVREEKEPTPAPVQELAREKEPAREPEPTPEPVKARPAAEQAGTSEAPPAKLKSASVVVAFGNNKGKMASELSDEELAETIDLAHEKLMEQPKAKWARAMRENLAALEIEAELRCRVPAANDAKV is encoded by the coding sequence ATGGAAGCGCACAACAAGGTGGATACGACGGCCGGACAGTGGAACCCCGAGCGCGTGGAGCTCATCCGGCGGACCATCTGCCCCCGAGGCATCGGGGACGACGAGTTCGCCCTCTTCATTGAACAGTGCAAGCGCTCCGGGTTGGACCCGTTGCTCAAGGAGGCCTTCTGCGTGGCCCGGCGACAGAACGTGGGGAACCGGGAGCGGCCCAACTGGGTGTCCCGGCACGAGTTCCAGCCCTCGGAGGCGGGGATGCTGGCACGTGCCGAACGCTTCCCGGACTTCCGCGGCATCCAGGCGAGCGCGGTGTACGCCGAGGATGAGATCATCGTGGATCAGGGCAAGGGCGAGGTGGTGCACCGCTTCAACCCGGCCAAGCGCAAGGGCAGCCTGGTGGGCGCCTGGGCGCGCGTGGTGCGCGACGCGAAGCTGCCCGTGGTGGTGTGGCTGGACTTCGCGGGCTACGTGCAGCAGACGCCCCTGTGGGCGAAGATTCCCACGACGATGATCGAGAAGTGCGCGCGTGTGGCGGCGCTGCGCAAGGCGTACCCCGAGGCCTTCGGCGGACTGTACGTGCGCGAGGAGATGCCGGCCGAGGAGTTCGACGCCCCGAGCGAGCCCGCCGCCCCGGCGGCTCCGGCCAACTACGAGATGCTCGGCACGAGGCCCGGTCCGGTCAAGGCGTCCTTCCCCACCTCCGCGCGCGAGGTGCGCGAGGAGAAGGAGCCGACGCCCGCGCCGGTGCAGGAGCTGGCCAGGGAGAAGGAACCCGCGCGTGAGCCCGAGCCCACTCCGGAGCCCGTGAAGGCGCGCCCCGCCGCCGAGCAGGCGGGCACGAGCGAGGCCCCGCCCGCGAAGCTCAAGAGCGCGTCGGTGGTGGTGGCGTTCGGCAACAACAAGGGGAAGATGGCCTCGGAGCTCAGCGACGAGGAGCTCGCCGAGACCATCGACCTGGCGCACGAGAAGCTGATGGAGCAGCCCAAGGCGAAGTGGGCCCGGGCGATGCGCGAGAACCTCGCGGCGCTGGAGATCGAGGCCGAGCTGCGCTGCCGTGTTCCGGCGGCGAACGACGCCAAGGTCTGA
- the rdgB gene encoding RdgB/HAM1 family non-canonical purine NTP pyrophosphatase — translation MKTRLLFATTNQGKLRELRGLVGDAVEVVSLKDLPPIPEPVEDGATFEENARKKARAYAEASGLPVLADDSGLCVDALGGRPGVHSARYAEGDDRARYEKLLAELSGVPDERRTAAFVCALCLALPGSETSFVEVGRCEGRIGHAPRGSHGFGYDPVFELPGGRALAELTSEEKATVSHRGAAFSKMKPRLLALAGSGTVGR, via the coding sequence ATGAAGACCCGTCTGCTCTTCGCCACCACCAATCAGGGCAAGCTGCGCGAGCTGCGCGGCCTCGTGGGCGACGCCGTGGAGGTGGTCTCCCTCAAGGACCTGCCCCCCATCCCCGAGCCCGTGGAGGATGGCGCCACGTTCGAGGAGAACGCCCGGAAGAAGGCCCGCGCCTACGCGGAGGCCAGCGGGCTGCCCGTCCTGGCGGATGACTCGGGGCTGTGCGTGGATGCCCTGGGCGGCCGTCCCGGTGTGCACTCGGCGCGCTACGCCGAGGGGGATGATCGCGCGCGCTACGAGAAGCTGCTCGCGGAGCTGTCCGGGGTTCCCGACGAGCGGCGCACCGCGGCCTTCGTCTGCGCGCTGTGCCTGGCGCTTCCCGGCTCGGAGACGTCCTTCGTGGAGGTGGGCCGCTGCGAGGGCCGGATCGGCCACGCGCCCAGAGGCTCGCACGGCTTCGGGTATGATCCGGTCTTCGAGCTGCCGGGAGGGCGTGCCCTGGCGGAGCTGACGTCGGAGGAGAAGGCCACGGTGTCGCACCGGGGCGCGGCCTTCTCGAAGATGAAGCCCCGTCTGCTGGCGCTGGCCGGAAGCGGAACCGTCGGAAGGTGA
- the tig gene encoding trigger factor, whose product MKVQVEELSPIEKKLSIEVDTARVAEELTRAYSALGKQVKLPGFRQGKVPRRILEQRFRERVEDDVIQRVVQSAWLEAVRDHKVEAVAPPQVLNNSGLKTNAPFTFEARVEVKPQVEAKDYQGLPLTRVDSQVTDAEVDERLEQLRQNMARLDAVEGRDVAQAGDFATVDYEALVDGKEFPGSKAEGVTVELAPGELVESNVAALEGAKVGETRELDYTFPADYRVEDVKGKTARFKFHVKGLKKKIIPELNDDFAKEAGETQSLAELRTKIRTDLELNKKNKAQGEEREALIKALVERNAFEVPRSMVERTIDQMLEQRLRAMARMGMDPRRLNLDFARLREELREEALREVRGALLFESIALKENLKTSDEDVEKKIAELAKEANQSIDVVRKYFKGPEERQGLSLRLREEKTIEFLKGQAKYS is encoded by the coding sequence ATGAAGGTCCAGGTCGAGGAGCTCTCTCCCATCGAGAAGAAGCTCTCCATCGAGGTCGACACCGCCCGCGTGGCCGAGGAACTCACCCGCGCGTACTCCGCCCTGGGCAAGCAGGTGAAGCTGCCCGGCTTCCGGCAGGGCAAGGTGCCCCGGCGCATCCTCGAGCAGCGCTTCCGTGAGCGGGTGGAGGACGACGTCATCCAGCGCGTGGTGCAGAGCGCCTGGCTGGAGGCCGTGCGGGACCACAAGGTGGAGGCGGTGGCTCCTCCCCAGGTGCTGAACAACTCGGGCCTGAAGACCAACGCCCCCTTCACCTTCGAGGCCCGCGTCGAGGTCAAGCCCCAGGTGGAGGCCAAGGACTACCAGGGCCTGCCGCTCACGCGTGTGGACTCCCAGGTGACGGACGCCGAGGTGGACGAGCGCCTGGAGCAACTGCGCCAGAACATGGCGCGGCTCGATGCGGTCGAGGGCCGGGACGTCGCGCAGGCGGGCGACTTCGCCACCGTCGACTACGAGGCGCTCGTGGACGGCAAGGAGTTCCCCGGCAGCAAGGCCGAGGGCGTGACGGTGGAGCTGGCGCCCGGTGAGCTGGTGGAGTCCAACGTGGCGGCGCTCGAGGGCGCCAAGGTGGGCGAGACCCGGGAGCTGGACTACACCTTCCCGGCCGACTACCGCGTCGAGGACGTGAAGGGCAAGACGGCCCGCTTCAAGTTCCACGTGAAGGGGCTCAAGAAGAAGATCATCCCCGAGCTCAACGACGACTTCGCCAAGGAGGCGGGCGAGACGCAGTCGCTCGCGGAGCTGCGCACGAAGATCCGCACCGACCTGGAGCTCAACAAGAAGAACAAGGCGCAGGGTGAGGAGCGCGAGGCCCTCATCAAGGCGCTCGTCGAGCGCAACGCGTTCGAGGTGCCCCGTTCCATGGTGGAGCGCACCATCGATCAGATGCTCGAGCAGCGGCTGCGCGCCATGGCGCGCATGGGCATGGATCCGCGCCGGCTCAACCTGGACTTCGCGCGGCTGCGCGAGGAGCTGCGCGAGGAGGCCCTCCGGGAGGTGCGCGGGGCGCTGCTCTTCGAGTCCATCGCGCTCAAGGAGAACCTCAAGACGAGCGACGAGGACGTGGAGAAGAAGATCGCCGAGCTGGCCAAGGAGGCCAACCAGTCCATCGACGTCGTCCGCAAGTACTTCAAGGGGCCCGAGGAGCGGCAGGGGTTGAGCCTGCGACTCCGCGAAGAAAAGACGATTGAATTCCTCAAGGGCCAGGCGAAGTATTCCTAG